Proteins from a single region of Primulina tabacum isolate GXHZ01 chromosome 5, ASM2559414v2, whole genome shotgun sequence:
- the LOC142547232 gene encoding uncharacterized protein LOC142547232: MELRIRCNRCVEIPSLPRFQLSFVFICAKVLLVLLLLDGVYSANKDFTLHRQGPEQGKDNIKSHSCIHDQIIKQRKKPGRKVYSVSAQLYDKADHSNSLHSRGRALLSLSESGKQQNDAKQPIRIYLNYDAVGHSSDRDCRNAGDIVKLGEPTGASISGAPSCNPHGDPRVYGDCWYNCTLDDIAGDDKKYRLRKALGQTADWFSRALSVEPVKGNLRLSGYSACGQDGGVQLPREYVEEGVANADLVLFVTTRPTTGNTLAWAVACERDQWGRAIAGHVNVAPRHLTAEAETLLSATLIHEVVHVLGFDPHAFGHFRDERKRRRGRVIDQAMDEKHGRIVTRVVLPRVIMHSRHHYGAFSANFTGLELEDGGGRGTSGSHWEKRLLMNEIMTGSVDTRSVVSKMTLALLEDSGWYRANYSMADRLEWGRNQGIEFITSPCSRWKGAYHCNSTQFSGCTYNREAEGYCPIVNYSGDLPQWARYFPQANKGGQSSLADYCTYFVAYSDGSCMDTTSARAPDRMLGEVRGSNSRCMASSLVRSGFFRGSTIQGNGCYQHRCMNNSLEVAVDGVWKTCSEAGGPVQFPGFSGELICPAYHELCNVDPFPVSGWCPNSCNFNGDCIDSRCHCFLGFEGYDCSERTCPNNCGGHGKCLDSGVCYCENGFTGTDCTTAICDEQCSLHGGVCDDGVCEFRCSDYAGYKCQNSSMLLPSLSVCKDVLEKDVLGQHCAPSELSILQQLEEVVVMPNYHRLFPGGPRKFLNYIRGRDCDGAAKRLSCWISIQKCDKDGDNRLRVCHSACQSYNLACGASLDCSDQTLFSNEDHGEGLCTGWGELNSWL, from the exons ATGGAGTTAAGGATTCGGTGTAACCGATGCGTAGAGATTCCTTCGCTTCCAAGATTTCAACTGAGTTTTGTTTTCATTTGTGCCAAG GTTCTATTGGTATTGTTGTTGCTGGATGGTGTTTATTCAGCAAACAAAGATTTTACATTGCACAGGCAAGGACCTGAACAGGGCAAGGATAACATAAAATCACATTCTTGTATTCACGATCAGATTATCAAGCAAAGGAAGAAACCTGGCCGTAAAGTTTATTCGGTTTCAGCCCAGCTTTATGACAAAGCTGATCATTCCAATTCACTTCACAGTAGGGGAAGGGCATTGCTCAGCCTATCTGAATCAGGGAAGCAGCAGAATGATGCTAAGCAACCCATtaggatttatttaaattatgatgCTGTTGGTCATTCATCTGATAGAGACTGCCGAAATGCGGGGGATATTGTTAAG CTTGGGGAACCAACTGGTGCTTCTATTTCTGGGGCACCTTCTTGTAACCCTCATGGCGATCCTCGGGTGTATGGCGACTGCTGGTATAATTGTACGCTAGATGACATAGCTGGGGATGACAAAAAGTATCGCCTTCGCAAG gCTCTTGGGCAAACAGCAGATTGGTTCAGTAGAGCCTTATCTGTTGAGCCTGTGAAGGGGAATTTACGTTTGAGTGGATATTCTGCTTGTGGACAAGATGGAGGCGTGCAGCTTCCAAGGGAATACGTGGAAG aGGGAGTTGCTAATGCGGATTTGGTTCTTTTCGTCACAACCAGACCAACAACAGGCAATACTCTTGCATGGGCAGTGGCATGTGAACGTGACCAATGGGGTCGTGCTATTGCTG GGCATGTAAATGTTGCACCTCGCCACTTGACTGCTGAGGCCGAAACTTTACTATCAGCCACTCTAATCCATGAG GTTGTGCATGTGCTTGGATTTGATCCCCATGCCTTCGGTCATTTCCGCGATGAGAGGAAAAGGAGGCGAGGTCGG GTTATTGATCAAGCTATGGATGAAAAACATGGACGGATAGTAACAAGGGTGGTGCTTCCTCGAGTCATCATGCACTCACGTCATCACTATGGG GCTTTCTCAGCGAATTTCACGGGATTGGAGCTTGAAGATGGTGGCGGGCGTGGCACGTCAG GTTCCCATTGGGAGAAAAGACTTTTGATGAATGAAATTATGACTGGCTCGGTAGATACAAGATCAGTAGTTTCAAAGATGACCCTTGCTTTGCTTGAGGATAGTGGATGGTACCGAGCAAATTACAGCATGGCAGATCGCCTTGAATGGGGTCGCAACCAAGGAATTGAGTTTATTACCTCACCTTGCAGCCGTTGGAAGGGTGCGTATCACTGCAACTCAACGCAGTTTTCTGGATGTACATATAACAGAGAAGCCGAAGGATACTGTCCTATAGTAAATTACAGTGGGGATCTTCCCCAATGGGCCCGCTACTTTCCACAGGCCAACAAAG GTGGTCAGTCGTCGTTGGCTGATTATTGCACTTATTTTGTAGCATACTCTGATGGATCATGTATGGACACTACCAGTGCCCGGGCACCGGACAGGATGTTAGGTGAAGTCCGGGGAAGTAATTCAAG ATGTATGGCTTCATCGTTAGTGCGCAGTGGGTTTTTCAGGGGATCCACGATCCAAGGCAATGGTTGTTATCAGCACCGGTGTATGAACAATTCACTGGAG GTTGCCGTTGATGGTGTTTGGAAAACATGTTCTGAGGCTGGTGGACCTGTTCAATTTCCAGGCTTCAGTG GTGAACTGATCTGCCCAGCATACCATGAGCTTTGCAATGTCGATCCATTTCCTGTCTCTGGTTGGTGTCCTAATTCATGTAATTTTAATGGCGATtgcattgattcgcgatgccaTTGCTTTTTGGGGTTTGAGGGTTATGATTGTAGCGAAC GTACTTGCCCTAACAACTGTGGTGGCCATGGCAAGTGCCTTGATAGTGGTGTGTGCTATTGTGAGAACGGGTTCACTGGGACTGACTGTACTACAG CCATTTGCGATGAACAGTGCAGTCTACATGGTGGGGTCTGTGACGATGGTGTCTGTGAGTTCCGATGCTCAGATTATGCAGGCTACAAGTGCCAGAATAGCTCCATGCTTCTCCCCAGCCTCTCAGTATGCAAAGATGTGTTGGAGAAAGATGTGTTGGGGCAACATTGCGCACCTAGTGAGTTGAGTATCTTGCAGCAGCTCGAAGAAGTTGTTGTGATGCCGAATTACCATAGGTTGTTCCCGGGAGGTCCTCGAAAATTTCTAAATTATATTAGAGGCCGAGACTGTGATGGAGCTGCCAAACGATTGTCCTGTTGG ATATCTATCCAAAAGTGTGACAAAGATGGCGACAATCGTCTACGTGTATGTCATTCGGCATGCCAATCTTATAACCTAGCATGCGGCGCATCACTTGATTGCTCGGACCAGACCCTCTTCAGCAACGAGGACCACGGTGAAGGTCTGTGCACTGGATGGGGCGAATTGAATTCATGGTTGTAA